Proteins encoded by one window of Myxococcus guangdongensis:
- a CDS encoding DUF4388 domain-containing protein has translation MALKGTLKDFGIGDILQLIGQQQKTGTLQLENKDQEVRIGFRDGHIIKVESVTRKRKDLIGAMLVRAELITETQLEAALETQRRTLKRLGDVLVSSQALTTERFQSMMQLQATETLYRLFTWKAGTYEFIQEPVEPDAEAIRPLRAETVLMEGFRMVDEWPVIRKSIHRDDLSFERLKALPPPREGEEGGELGVIASTERRVYDEIAPGRDLRKLVDVCCLGEFETCKALHNLVKGEYVRVIHPEGARAPAPGDERLLSRLVGAVGRVVATMLVLAVLAVVVFRVALADPERTRGATSFADAAAQRHVSDAQRVRIEAALEVFRLERGELPERLDALVQAGLLSAEELRYPWREEYYYRRLAARRFVLLPPLR, from the coding sequence ATGGCCCTGAAGGGAACGCTCAAGGACTTCGGCATCGGCGACATCCTCCAGCTCATCGGCCAGCAGCAGAAGACGGGCACGCTGCAACTGGAGAACAAGGACCAGGAGGTCCGCATCGGCTTCCGGGACGGCCACATCATCAAGGTCGAGAGCGTCACCCGGAAGCGCAAGGACCTCATCGGCGCCATGCTGGTGCGCGCCGAGCTCATCACCGAGACGCAGCTGGAGGCGGCGCTGGAGACCCAGCGGCGCACCCTGAAGCGGCTGGGCGACGTGCTCGTCTCCAGCCAGGCGCTCACCACCGAGCGCTTCCAGTCGATGATGCAGCTGCAGGCCACGGAGACGCTCTACCGCCTCTTCACGTGGAAGGCCGGCACCTACGAGTTCATCCAGGAGCCGGTGGAGCCCGACGCCGAGGCCATCCGCCCCCTGCGCGCCGAGACGGTGCTCATGGAGGGCTTCCGGATGGTGGACGAGTGGCCCGTCATCCGGAAGTCCATCCACCGCGACGACCTCTCCTTCGAGCGGCTCAAGGCGCTGCCCCCGCCCCGCGAGGGCGAGGAGGGCGGCGAGCTGGGCGTCATCGCCAGCACCGAGCGCCGCGTGTACGACGAAATCGCGCCCGGGCGTGATTTGCGCAAGCTGGTGGATGTCTGCTGCCTGGGCGAGTTCGAGACCTGCAAGGCGCTGCACAACCTGGTGAAGGGCGAGTACGTCCGGGTCATCCACCCCGAGGGCGCCCGGGCCCCGGCTCCAGGCGACGAGCGGCTGCTCTCACGGCTGGTGGGCGCGGTGGGGCGCGTGGTGGCCACCATGCTGGTGCTGGCGGTGCTGGCGGTGGTCGTCTTCCGGGTGGCGCTCGCTGATCCGGAGCGCACGCGCGGGGCCACGTCGTTCGCGGACGCGGCGGCCCAGCGTCATGTTTCCGATGCCCAACGCGTCCGCATCGAGGCCGCGCTCGAAGTGTTCCGTCTGGAACGGGGTGAGTTGCCGGAGCGATTGGATGCTCTGGTCCAGGCTGGATTGTTGAGCGCGGAGGAACTCAGATACCCCTGGCGGGAGGAGTACTACTACCGGCGGCTGGCCGCTCGGCGGTTCGTCCTCCTGCCACCCTTGCGCTAG
- a CDS encoding tetratricopeptide repeat protein has protein sequence MIRFLLPSLLLSGLLLLSPASALAQLEAPTRLQEVDPGPLEPDLQDESYDAAGPEDDTPVEDGELDVDDEQDPASRRAGRGEKAKAPPARTATPTPPVVEPTPAPVIVPRPVLSPVLTPRVSDEEVLAVWDRWRQARSTNDVATAEKAQQELVTLKQELLAADLEPISVGFLRESDVRRRAGDMGGAVRLARLAVELSPRLPLAHFELAELYAQEDFTAVGRVLGELRAAFLAIALDPRYRGPALADLGSLLLLAWSATAVLFVALLFLRRVRYALHDFHHLLPRAVARWQSALLGVLLLGLPLTLPWGLAPRLLVLLAVVAAYLTNRERVVSAVLVAGLGLTPLAAGQLTRVTAFAGTPAEDVYLLERGGLSAEGAVARVKARHESRAATFAELNALGQYESRRGLLEDARTHFKAASAVRSGDARLLTRFGNALVGLGDVDGAAQLYVQASQADPRMAAPHYNLAQLYRRRAKTLPDSEVGKELDRAATATASAQALDGELLRREPPPDDRLLLNLLTLAPTVPASEWLSLADGSEAGRRVEAQLSRWVLPGVAPGPVSWLLPAGVAGLLILWGLAARRLKAAKVCERCGRPVCTRCDPELGVGSNQCGQCVNVFSRRGLVPQQLRQRKADEVQRHQAWVGRVTYAVGAVLSGAGHVFSGGTVRGALYAFLFLFALAASLLYRGLVRAPYADAPLYLKLVPAVLLLVGIHLMSLRGLVRLRREEE, from the coding sequence ATGATCCGCTTCCTGCTTCCCTCCCTCCTCCTCTCGGGCCTGCTGCTCCTGTCCCCTGCGTCGGCCCTCGCGCAGCTCGAGGCGCCCACGCGCCTCCAGGAGGTGGATCCAGGCCCGCTCGAGCCCGACCTCCAGGATGAGTCCTACGACGCGGCCGGACCCGAGGACGACACCCCCGTCGAGGACGGTGAACTCGACGTCGACGACGAGCAGGATCCGGCCTCCCGGCGCGCGGGCCGGGGCGAGAAGGCCAAGGCGCCCCCCGCGCGCACCGCCACGCCCACCCCTCCCGTCGTTGAGCCCACGCCGGCCCCCGTCATCGTCCCCCGGCCCGTGCTGAGCCCCGTCCTGACGCCTCGCGTGTCGGACGAGGAGGTGCTCGCGGTGTGGGACCGCTGGCGGCAAGCGCGCTCGACGAACGACGTCGCCACGGCGGAGAAGGCGCAACAGGAGCTGGTGACGCTCAAGCAGGAGCTGCTCGCCGCGGACCTGGAGCCCATCAGCGTCGGCTTCCTGCGCGAGTCCGACGTGCGCCGTCGGGCCGGAGACATGGGCGGCGCGGTGCGGCTGGCCCGGCTCGCGGTGGAGCTGTCGCCCCGGCTCCCGCTCGCGCACTTCGAGCTCGCGGAGCTCTATGCCCAGGAGGACTTCACCGCCGTGGGTCGGGTGCTGGGCGAGCTTCGCGCCGCCTTCCTGGCCATCGCGTTGGACCCTCGCTACCGGGGCCCCGCGTTGGCGGACCTGGGTTCGCTGTTGCTCCTGGCCTGGTCGGCCACGGCCGTGCTCTTCGTCGCGCTGCTGTTCCTGAGGCGCGTGCGCTACGCGCTGCACGACTTCCACCACCTGCTGCCGCGAGCCGTCGCCCGCTGGCAGTCGGCGCTGCTCGGGGTGCTGCTGCTCGGGCTGCCGCTGACCCTGCCGTGGGGCCTGGCGCCCCGGCTGCTGGTGCTGCTCGCCGTGGTGGCGGCGTACCTGACGAACCGGGAGCGCGTCGTCTCCGCCGTGCTGGTCGCGGGGCTCGGCCTGACGCCGCTCGCGGCGGGGCAGCTCACCCGGGTGACGGCCTTCGCGGGCACGCCCGCCGAGGACGTCTACCTGCTGGAGCGAGGAGGCCTGTCCGCCGAGGGCGCCGTGGCCCGCGTCAAGGCGCGGCACGAGTCGCGCGCGGCCACCTTCGCGGAGCTCAACGCGCTGGGGCAGTACGAGTCGCGCCGGGGGCTGTTGGAGGACGCCCGCACGCACTTCAAGGCGGCCTCGGCCGTGCGCAGCGGGGATGCGCGCCTGTTGACCCGCTTCGGCAACGCGCTGGTCGGGCTGGGGGACGTGGACGGCGCCGCGCAGCTCTACGTGCAGGCCTCGCAGGCCGACCCTCGGATGGCCGCGCCGCACTACAACCTGGCGCAGCTCTACCGCCGGCGGGCCAAGACGCTGCCGGACTCGGAGGTGGGCAAGGAGCTGGACCGGGCGGCCACGGCGACCGCGTCCGCGCAGGCGCTCGATGGCGAGCTGCTCCGCCGCGAGCCTCCTCCGGACGACCGGCTGCTGCTGAACCTCTTGACGCTCGCGCCCACGGTGCCGGCGTCGGAGTGGCTGTCGCTCGCGGACGGCTCGGAGGCGGGGCGGCGGGTGGAGGCGCAGCTGTCGCGCTGGGTGTTGCCGGGCGTGGCGCCGGGCCCCGTGTCGTGGCTGCTTCCCGCGGGTGTCGCCGGACTGTTGATCCTCTGGGGACTGGCGGCGCGGCGCCTCAAGGCCGCGAAGGTGTGCGAGCGCTGCGGCCGTCCGGTGTGCACCCGGTGCGACCCGGAGCTGGGCGTGGGCAGCAACCAGTGTGGCCAGTGCGTGAATGTCTTCAGCCGCCGGGGCCTGGTTCCCCAGCAGCTGCGTCAGCGCAAGGCGGATGAGGTGCAGCGTCACCAGGCCTGGGTGGGTCGGGTGACGTACGCGGTGGGCGCGGTGCTGTCCGGCGCGGGCCACGTCTTCTCCGGCGGCACGGTGCGCGGCGCGCTGTACGCCTTCCTGTTCCTCTTCGCGCTGGCCGCCTCGCTGCTCTACCGGGGCCTGGTGCGGGCGCCGTACGCGGACGCGCCGCTGTACCTCAAGCTGGTGCCGGCCGTGCTGCTGCTGGTGGGCATCCACCTGATGTCGCTGCGAGGCCTCGTCCGCTTGCGCAGGGAGGAGGAGTAG
- the mazG gene encoding nucleoside triphosphate pyrophosphohydrolase, with the protein MGTPGTELERLVDIMRRLRAPDGCPWDREQTLGTLRPYLLEEAFEVLDEMDRVTEGGPWHPLCEELGDLLFQIVFHAQLAAERGEFTMADVSRAISDKLTRRHPHVFGEQRVDGSEQVLANWAKLKAEERKKKTGSEGSVLDGVPTAAPALLRAERLTEKASRIGFDWPDLAGVRGKLAEELDELDEAIASGDKAAIEHELGDVLFSLANLARFVKTPAEDALRLASLRFTRRFQHIEAALRDEGVPFGGATLEHMERHWQAAKAQEKSLPPPTTLPRAPLSTLRLGVVDLEAQAAFWTPLAAALGWIIPARVPADEARYESGSIRLVFRRAKTAPPEATLTLEAPSEHAVEMIRQQVERISPGAILESGAGRLTFRDPAGLVWEYTPQAG; encoded by the coding sequence ATGGGGACCCCCGGGACCGAGCTGGAACGTCTGGTGGACATCATGCGGCGGCTGCGGGCCCCGGACGGCTGCCCCTGGGACAGGGAGCAGACCCTGGGCACGCTGCGGCCCTACCTCCTCGAGGAGGCCTTCGAGGTCCTGGACGAGATGGACCGCGTCACCGAGGGCGGCCCCTGGCACCCGCTGTGCGAGGAGCTGGGAGACCTGCTCTTCCAGATTGTCTTCCACGCCCAGCTCGCCGCGGAGCGGGGCGAGTTCACCATGGCCGACGTGAGCCGGGCCATCAGCGACAAGCTCACCCGCCGCCACCCCCACGTCTTCGGCGAGCAGCGCGTGGACGGCTCCGAGCAGGTGCTGGCCAACTGGGCGAAGCTCAAGGCCGAGGAGCGCAAGAAGAAGACCGGCAGCGAGGGCTCCGTCCTGGACGGGGTGCCCACGGCCGCGCCCGCCCTGCTGCGCGCCGAGCGGCTCACCGAGAAGGCCAGCCGCATCGGCTTCGACTGGCCGGACCTGGCCGGCGTGCGAGGCAAGCTGGCCGAGGAGCTGGACGAGCTGGACGAGGCCATCGCCTCCGGGGACAAGGCCGCCATCGAGCACGAGCTGGGGGACGTCCTCTTCTCGCTCGCGAACCTCGCGCGCTTCGTGAAGACCCCCGCCGAGGACGCGCTGCGCCTGGCCAGCCTGCGCTTCACCCGACGCTTCCAGCACATCGAGGCGGCACTCCGGGACGAGGGGGTCCCCTTCGGCGGCGCCACCCTGGAGCACATGGAGCGCCACTGGCAGGCGGCCAAGGCCCAGGAGAAGTCCCTCCCGCCCCCCACCACCCTGCCCCGCGCCCCCCTCTCCACCCTGCGCCTGGGGGTGGTGGATCTGGAGGCGCAGGCCGCCTTCTGGACGCCGCTCGCGGCCGCGCTCGGGTGGATCATCCCGGCCCGCGTCCCGGCGGACGAGGCCCGCTACGAGAGCGGATCCATCCGGCTCGTCTTCCGGCGGGCGAAGACAGCGCCTCCGGAGGCCACCCTCACCCTCGAGGCACCCTCCGAGCACGCGGTGGAGATGATCCGCCAACAGGTCGAGCGGATCTCGCCGGGCGCCATCCTCGAATCGGGCGCCGGGCGGCTGACCTTCCGGGACCCCGCCGGGCTGGTGTGGGAATACACCCCCCAGGCTGGGTGA
- the rpsT gene encoding 30S ribosomal protein S20 — protein MANTKSAEKRHRQSQKRRARNVSVRTDVKSAVKSAREAIGTKDGAKKTDALKSASKALNKAATKGVIHKRTAARRISRLAKAAAKSARQA, from the coding sequence TTGGCCAACACCAAGTCCGCAGAGAAGCGTCACCGTCAGTCCCAGAAGCGCCGCGCCCGCAACGTCTCCGTCCGCACGGACGTGAAGAGCGCCGTGAAGTCCGCCCGGGAGGCCATCGGCACCAAGGACGGCGCCAAGAAGACGGACGCGCTCAAGTCGGCTTCCAAGGCGCTGAACAAGGCCGCGACCAAGGGCGTCATCCACAAGCGCACCGCCGCGCGCCGCATCTCCCGCCTGGCCAAGGCCGCCGCCAAGAGCGCGCGTCAGGCCTGA
- the lptE gene encoding LPS assembly lipoprotein LptE: MSLRSKPASRRLHVAVLLSGLGMGTALLSGCGYRFTPRGEGLPEGVKSVCAPIFTNDTPEPALETLFTRYFRQELTRVGRLGSGASCDAKVEGAVLSLWSSPTIVGRFFRVAATVRLRLVREGQPPQETVISGTEDYLPGSGDILEAESNRQAALDRLAQVLMRDGFDRLASTW; encoded by the coding sequence ATGTCGCTCCGCTCGAAGCCCGCCTCACGGCGTCTCCACGTGGCCGTGTTGCTGTCGGGCTTGGGGATGGGGACGGCGCTGCTGTCCGGGTGTGGCTACCGCTTCACGCCGCGGGGCGAGGGACTGCCCGAAGGCGTGAAGTCCGTGTGCGCGCCCATCTTCACCAACGACACGCCAGAGCCCGCGCTGGAGACGCTCTTCACGCGCTACTTCCGCCAGGAGCTGACGCGCGTGGGGCGGCTGGGCAGCGGGGCGTCGTGCGACGCGAAGGTGGAGGGGGCGGTGCTGTCGCTGTGGAGCTCGCCCACGATTGTGGGGCGCTTCTTCCGCGTCGCCGCGACGGTGCGCCTGCGGCTGGTGCGGGAAGGACAGCCACCCCAGGAGACAGTCATCTCGGGGACCGAGGACTACCTGCCGGGGAGTGGAGACATCCTCGAGGCCGAGTCCAACCGTCAGGCGGCCCTGGACCGGCTGGCGCAGGTGCTCATGCGGGATGGGTTCGATCGGCTCGCAAGCACCTGGTGA
- the leuS gene encoding leucine--tRNA ligase, with protein sequence MAMNERYEPQAIEGKWQARWDEAGIFRAGERPGAPKKYVLEMLPYPSGKMHMGHVRNYLIGDVYARYFLMRGYDVLHPMGWDAFGLPAENAAIKDGVHPAIRTQENIVSFKAEMKSLGYSYDWSREVNTSQPEYYRWNQWFFIKMLEKGLVYRRFSKVNWCTGCHTVIANEQVKDGVCERCSSPVVDREMPEWAFRITAFSQDLLDALDTLKEWPDRITSMQRNWIGRSDGAEADFRVQGHDASIRVFTTRVDTIHGCTYVVLAPDHKLVAQVTTPERRADVDAFVKKMAAQSKTERTGEDTEKEGVFTGAHALNPFTGQPVPVWIANFVLSDYGTGAVMSVPAHDERDFAFARKYSLPVKVVIQPATGDKLPAGDVLEAAYTEYGVLVDSGEYSGKTSEAARQEMARKLESEGKGRATVTYRQKDWGFSRQRYWGTPIPIVYCEKCDPERHGIPVPEAQLPVKLPEIDVQEVLTGKGEPPLAKVASWVNTTCPKCGGPARREAETMDTFVDSCWYFARYLSPHYDAAPFDPKEAQRFLPVDIYVGGPEHAVMHLLYFRFWTRVMKLLGLSPVDEPVKRLITQGIVNGPDKRKMSKRWGNVVAPASIIEKYGADTARAYVAFAGPPERDFDWSDAQVEGVFRFLKRVWVLASTHQAAVAGATHAGPFEGKALEIRRAAHKGLKRVGEAIERLSFNTAIAGIMECLNALSDAGTPETPAEKAAMAEAVRLLSMMLTPFAPHIADEIAEAYGSTQLTVSQSWPEFDPALVVDDVIPYAVQVNGKLRAEIQVAADASEADVRAAAEADERVKSAITGKTLRKFVFVPKRLVNFVVG encoded by the coding sequence ATGGCGATGAACGAGCGTTACGAGCCGCAGGCGATTGAAGGTAAGTGGCAGGCCCGTTGGGACGAGGCCGGCATCTTCCGGGCGGGCGAGCGTCCGGGCGCACCGAAGAAGTACGTGCTCGAGATGCTGCCGTACCCCAGTGGCAAGATGCACATGGGGCACGTGCGCAACTACCTCATCGGGGATGTGTACGCGCGCTACTTCCTGATGCGCGGCTACGACGTGCTGCACCCCATGGGCTGGGACGCCTTCGGCCTGCCGGCGGAGAACGCGGCCATCAAGGACGGCGTGCACCCGGCCATCCGCACCCAGGAGAACATCGTCTCCTTCAAGGCGGAGATGAAGAGCCTGGGCTACAGCTACGACTGGTCCCGCGAGGTGAACACCAGCCAGCCGGAGTACTACCGCTGGAACCAGTGGTTCTTCATCAAGATGCTGGAGAAGGGGCTCGTCTATCGCCGCTTCAGCAAGGTGAACTGGTGTACCGGCTGCCACACCGTCATCGCCAACGAGCAGGTGAAGGACGGCGTGTGCGAGCGCTGCTCGTCGCCGGTGGTGGACCGCGAGATGCCCGAGTGGGCCTTCCGCATCACCGCCTTCTCGCAGGACCTGTTGGACGCGCTGGACACGCTCAAGGAGTGGCCGGACCGCATCACCTCCATGCAGCGCAACTGGATTGGCCGCTCGGATGGCGCGGAGGCGGACTTCCGCGTCCAGGGGCATGACGCCTCCATCCGCGTGTTCACCACGCGCGTGGACACCATCCATGGCTGCACCTACGTGGTGCTGGCGCCGGACCACAAGCTGGTGGCCCAGGTGACGACGCCCGAGCGCCGCGCGGACGTGGACGCCTTCGTGAAGAAGATGGCGGCCCAGTCCAAGACGGAGCGCACGGGCGAGGACACGGAGAAGGAGGGCGTCTTCACGGGCGCCCACGCCCTCAACCCCTTCACCGGCCAGCCGGTGCCCGTGTGGATCGCCAACTTCGTGTTGAGCGACTACGGCACCGGCGCGGTGATGAGCGTGCCCGCGCACGACGAGCGCGACTTCGCCTTCGCGCGCAAGTACAGCCTGCCCGTGAAGGTCGTCATCCAGCCGGCCACGGGCGACAAGCTGCCCGCGGGCGATGTGCTGGAGGCGGCCTACACCGAGTACGGCGTGCTGGTGGACTCGGGTGAGTACAGCGGGAAGACGTCCGAGGCGGCGCGTCAGGAGATGGCGCGCAAGCTGGAGTCGGAGGGCAAGGGCCGCGCGACGGTGACGTACCGCCAGAAGGACTGGGGCTTCAGCCGCCAGCGCTACTGGGGCACGCCCATCCCCATCGTCTACTGCGAGAAGTGCGACCCGGAGCGCCACGGCATCCCCGTGCCCGAGGCGCAGCTGCCCGTGAAGCTGCCGGAGATCGACGTGCAGGAGGTGCTCACCGGCAAGGGCGAGCCCCCGCTGGCCAAGGTCGCCTCGTGGGTGAACACCACGTGCCCCAAGTGCGGTGGCCCCGCCCGTCGTGAGGCGGAGACGATGGACACCTTCGTCGACTCCTGCTGGTACTTCGCGCGCTACCTGTCGCCGCACTACGACGCCGCGCCGTTCGACCCGAAGGAGGCCCAACGCTTCCTGCCCGTGGACATCTACGTGGGCGGGCCCGAGCACGCGGTGATGCACCTGTTGTACTTCCGGTTCTGGACCCGGGTGATGAAGCTGCTGGGCTTGAGCCCGGTGGACGAGCCCGTCAAGCGCCTGATTACCCAGGGCATCGTCAACGGCCCCGACAAGCGCAAGATGTCCAAGCGCTGGGGCAACGTCGTCGCGCCTGCCTCCATCATCGAGAAGTACGGCGCGGACACCGCGCGCGCGTACGTGGCGTTCGCCGGCCCGCCGGAGCGTGACTTCGACTGGTCCGACGCCCAGGTGGAGGGCGTGTTCCGCTTCCTGAAGCGCGTCTGGGTGCTGGCCTCCACGCACCAGGCGGCCGTCGCGGGCGCCACGCACGCGGGCCCCTTCGAGGGCAAGGCGCTGGAGATCCGCCGCGCGGCGCACAAGGGCCTGAAGCGGGTGGGGGAGGCCATCGAGCGGCTGTCCTTCAACACCGCCATCGCGGGCATCATGGAGTGCCTCAACGCGCTCTCCGACGCGGGCACGCCGGAGACGCCCGCGGAGAAGGCGGCCATGGCGGAGGCGGTGCGCCTGTTGTCGATGATGCTCACGCCCTTCGCGCCGCACATCGCGGACGAAATCGCGGAGGCCTACGGGAGCACGCAGCTCACCGTCTCGCAGTCGTGGCCCGAGTTCGACCCGGCCCTGGTGGTGGATGACGTCATCCCCTACGCGGTGCAGGTGAACGGCAAGCTGCGCGCGGAGATTCAGGTGGCGGCGGACGCGAGCGAGGCGGACGTGCGCGCGGCGGCGGAGGCGGACGAGCGGGTGAAGTCCGCCATCACCGGCAAGACGCTGCGCAAGTTCGTCTTCGTGCCCAAGCGGCTGGTGAACTTCGTCGTCGGCTGA
- a CDS encoding SusC/RagA family TonB-linked outer membrane protein encodes MAQEATPPAPEPQAPAAQAPATPAPAPAQDPAATTPTSPPPAAAPAPSLGRTVKGRVADRLTNEGLPLVRVIIKGTTQGVETELDGTFSLPNVPPGATTLLFSSQDYGEREVRVGAGQTSVNVALDNVFSEEMVVVGRASELARKHLANSVASVSAEEMNRAPAQTVDQALQGKIAGANIQQNSGAPGGGIQMRLRGVSTINGSTAPLYVIDGVLVSDVAIASGVYVVTDSVGGSNPNPTQDNQVNRIADINPNDIESIEVLKGASAAAIYGSKAANGVVIINTKRGRAGEPKVELTQRVGMYTLANKLGTRRFETVEEAVEAFGPAAADYWTGSRYDHEAKLSGRRDLSTETLASVSGASGNTRYFASAMLRNDEGIIKNTGYEKESFRLNLGQTIGEVVEVNVATNLIHTLGQRGLTNNDNQTITNYMVLPNVPEFLNMDPDAAGVYPVNPFLQNGANPLQTAALVKNDEDVWRFIGSGDATLHLMKTDEHHLRVLANAGVDRFQQENRLLFPPELNFEPADDTFPGTSLFGTSQVRNLNGGLNLVHSYKPASKFLSATTSVGVQLEERRIDSTYVISENLNAGQPGVDNGTVIGVRDDANHVRDRGYYLQEEVLLLEERLTLVGAIRGEQSSVNGNPNKLFFFPKLAAAYRIPTTPAFINELKVRAAYGETGNLPQYGMKFSGMSALNNVQGTPGLIGTGVAGDPNIRPERQREVEAGVDALLFGGDLTLELSVYQRGISDMLLRRALPTSTGFTTQFVNGGSLRNRGVEAMVQVTPLSGPFEWTSSATFALNRSKVTNLPVAGFQAGGFGNSLGSFFIEEGASATQIVGNVGRDANGNPIVRKIGDTEPTFTMGFANTLRYADVTLSFLWHWQQGSDIINLTRYLYDSAGTTVDFETAGRERVANRRGNATIYIEDATFLKLREVTVSYNLPKSWVSSIPKLQNARLSISGRNLLTFTGYSGLDPEVSNFGNQAIARNIDVAPFPPSRSFWTSLDVGF; translated from the coding sequence ATGGCGCAGGAAGCCACGCCTCCGGCTCCCGAGCCGCAGGCTCCCGCGGCGCAGGCTCCGGCGACCCCGGCACCCGCTCCCGCGCAGGACCCGGCCGCCACGACTCCGACCTCCCCCCCGCCCGCCGCGGCGCCCGCGCCCTCCTTGGGCCGCACGGTGAAGGGCCGCGTCGCGGACCGGCTGACGAACGAGGGCCTGCCCCTGGTGCGCGTCATCATCAAGGGCACCACCCAGGGCGTGGAGACGGAGCTGGACGGCACGTTCTCGCTGCCCAACGTCCCGCCGGGCGCCACCACGCTGCTGTTCTCCAGCCAGGACTACGGCGAGCGTGAGGTGCGCGTCGGCGCCGGGCAGACCAGCGTGAACGTGGCGCTCGACAACGTCTTCTCCGAGGAGATGGTCGTCGTGGGCCGCGCCTCGGAGCTCGCGCGCAAGCACCTGGCCAACTCGGTGGCCTCGGTCAGCGCGGAGGAGATGAACCGCGCGCCCGCGCAGACGGTGGACCAGGCCCTGCAGGGCAAGATCGCCGGCGCCAACATCCAGCAGAACTCCGGCGCCCCGGGCGGCGGCATCCAGATGCGCCTGCGCGGCGTGTCCACCATCAACGGCTCCACCGCGCCGCTCTACGTCATCGACGGCGTGCTCGTCAGCGACGTGGCCATCGCCTCGGGCGTGTACGTGGTGACCGACTCGGTGGGCGGCTCCAACCCGAACCCCACCCAGGACAACCAGGTCAACCGCATCGCGGACATCAACCCCAACGACATCGAGAGCATCGAGGTCCTCAAGGGCGCGTCCGCCGCCGCCATCTACGGCTCCAAGGCCGCCAACGGCGTCGTCATCATCAACACCAAGCGCGGCCGCGCCGGTGAGCCCAAGGTGGAGCTCACCCAGCGCGTGGGCATGTACACGCTGGCCAACAAGCTGGGCACCCGCCGCTTCGAGACGGTGGAGGAGGCCGTGGAGGCCTTCGGCCCGGCGGCCGCCGACTACTGGACCGGCAGCCGGTATGACCACGAGGCCAAGCTGAGCGGCCGGCGTGATTTGTCCACGGAGACGCTCGCCAGCGTGAGCGGCGCCAGCGGCAACACGCGCTACTTCGCGTCCGCGATGCTCCGCAACGACGAGGGCATCATCAAGAACACCGGGTACGAGAAGGAGTCGTTCCGCCTCAACCTGGGTCAGACGATTGGCGAAGTGGTGGAGGTGAACGTCGCCACCAACCTCATCCACACGCTGGGGCAGCGCGGTCTGACGAACAACGACAACCAGACCATCACCAACTACATGGTGCTGCCCAACGTGCCCGAGTTCCTGAACATGGACCCGGACGCGGCCGGCGTGTACCCGGTCAACCCGTTCCTGCAGAACGGCGCCAACCCGCTGCAGACGGCGGCGCTGGTGAAGAACGACGAGGACGTGTGGCGCTTCATCGGGTCCGGTGACGCCACCCTCCACCTGATGAAGACCGACGAGCACCACCTGCGCGTGCTGGCCAACGCGGGCGTGGACCGCTTCCAGCAGGAGAACCGCCTGCTGTTCCCGCCCGAGCTCAACTTCGAGCCGGCGGACGACACCTTCCCGGGCACGTCGCTGTTCGGCACCAGCCAGGTGCGCAACCTCAACGGCGGCCTCAACCTGGTGCACAGCTACAAGCCGGCCTCCAAGTTCCTCAGCGCCACCACGTCCGTCGGTGTGCAGCTCGAGGAGCGCCGCATCGACTCCACCTACGTCATCAGCGAGAACCTCAACGCCGGCCAGCCCGGCGTGGACAACGGCACGGTGATTGGCGTCCGCGACGACGCCAACCACGTGCGGGACCGCGGCTACTACCTGCAGGAGGAAGTGCTCCTGCTCGAGGAGCGGCTGACCCTGGTGGGCGCCATCCGCGGCGAGCAGTCCAGCGTCAACGGCAACCCCAACAAGCTCTTCTTCTTCCCCAAGCTGGCGGCCGCGTACCGCATCCCCACGACGCCCGCGTTCATCAACGAGCTGAAGGTCCGCGCGGCCTACGGCGAGACGGGCAACCTGCCCCAGTACGGCATGAAGTTCAGCGGCATGAGCGCGCTGAACAACGTGCAGGGCACCCCGGGCCTCATCGGCACGGGCGTGGCGGGCGACCCGAACATCCGTCCGGAGCGCCAGCGTGAAGTCGAGGCCGGTGTCGACGCGCTGCTGTTCGGCGGTGACCTGACGCTGGAGCTGTCCGTGTACCAGCGTGGCATCAGCGACATGCTGCTGCGCCGCGCGCTGCCCACCTCCACGGGCTTCACCACCCAGTTCGTCAACGGTGGCTCGCTGCGCAACCGCGGCGTCGAGGCCATGGTGCAGGTGACGCCGCTGAGTGGCCCCTTCGAGTGGACCAGCTCCGCGACCTTCGCGCTCAACCGCAGCAAGGTGACCAACCTGCCGGTGGCCGGCTTCCAGGCGGGCGGCTTCGGCAACTCGCTGGGCTCGTTCTTCATCGAGGAGGGCGCGTCCGCCACCCAGATTGTCGGCAACGTGGGTCGCGACGCGAACGGCAACCCCATCGTCCGCAAGATTGGCGACACGGAGCCCACCTTCACCATGGGCTTCGCCAACACGCTGCGCTACGCGGACGTGACGCTGTCCTTCCTGTGGCACTGGCAGCAGGGCAGCGACATCATCAACCTGACGCGCTACCTGTATGACAGCGCGGGCACCACCGTGGACTTCGAGACGGCGGGCCGCGAGCGCGTGGCGAACCGCCGCGGCAACGCGACCATCTACATCGAGGACGCGACGTTCCTGAAGCTGCGCGAGGTGACGGTCAGCTACAACCTGCCCAAGAGCTGGGTGTCGTCCATCCCGAAGCTGCAGAACGCGCGACTGAGCATCAGCGGCCGCAACCTCCTGACCTTCACCGGTTACTCGGGTCTGGACCCCGAGGTGAGCAACTTCGGCAACCAGGCCATCGCGCGCAACATCGACGTCGCCCCGTTCCCTCCCAGCCGCAGCTTCTGGACGTCGCTCGACGTCGGGTTCTAA